One genomic region from Microcystis panniformis FACHB-1757 encodes:
- a CDS encoding DUF433 domain-containing protein — MNYRQRITINPSIRSGKPCIINTRITVNDVLDYLGGGMTIEEVLDDFPDLTLEDIQACFAFAADRDRHLMIIPNEITV, encoded by the coding sequence ATGAATTATCGTCAACGGATTACAATTAACCCCTCCATTCGTAGCGGAAAGCCCTGTATTATTAATACTCGGATCACCGTTAATGATGTTTTAGACTATTTAGGTGGAGGGATGACCATTGAGGAAGTTTTAGACGATTTTCCCGATCTAACCTTAGAAGATATACAAGCCTGTTTCGCTTTTGCCGCTGACCGCGATCGCCATCTGATGATTATTCCCAATGAAATTACTGTTTGA